In Garra rufa chromosome 15, GarRuf1.0, whole genome shotgun sequence, a single genomic region encodes these proteins:
- the slc25a25a gene encoding calcium-binding mitochondrial carrier protein SCaMC-2-A — protein MLCLCLYVPVHNSDQVEVEYFESNGLPSELKSLKSLSVLLPSQEFSTYRKWRKKTMKTEEREHDGELDFEEFVHYLQDHEKDLKLVFKSMDRKIAGQVNANDIVNSLRELGVHISLQQAERVLQSMDKNGTMTIDWNQWKKYPTLQPVENIPEIILYWKHSTIFDVGENMMVPDEFTSEEHMMGMWWRHLVAGGGAGAISRTCTAPLDRLKVLMQVHGSHGNKLCIASGLAQMIKEGGMRALWRGNGINVIKIAPESALKFMAYEQIKRLMGSSQETLGIGERFVAGSLAGVIAQSAIYPMEVLKTRLALRKTGQFKGISDCAKQILKGEGVCAFYKGYVPNMLGIIPYAGIDLAVYETLKNTWLQRYGSDNADPGVFVLLACGTVSSTCGQLASYPLALVRTRMQAHAAVEGASQVSMTGLFKQIMKTEGPTGLYRGLTPNFLKVIPAVSISYVVYEHIKSTLGVQSR, from the exons ATGTTGTGCCTGTGCCTCTATGTGCCTGTCCATAATTCAGATCAAGTCGAGGTGGAGTACTTTGAATCGAATGGATTACCGTCCGAACTGAAGTCTCTCAAGTCCCTCAGTGTCCTTTTGCCGTCGCAGGAATTCTCTACATACCGAAAATGGAGGAAG AAAACCATGAAGACTGAAGAGAGAGAGCATGATGGAGAGCTGGATTTTGAAGAGTTTGTGCACTACCTCCAAGACCATGAGAAAGACCTGAAGCTTGTCTTCAAAAGCATGGATAGAAAGATTGCAG GTCAAGTGAACGCCAACGATATTGTGAACTCACTGCGAGAACTTGGCGTCCATATTTCCCTCCAGCAAGCAGAGAGAGTCCTTCAAAG CATGGACAAAAACGGCACGATGACTATTGACTGGAATCAGTGGAAGAAGTATCCCACATTACAGCCTGTTGAAAACATTCCCGAAATCATCCTGTACTGGAAACACTCGACC ATCTTCGATGTGGGAGAGAACATGATGGTCCCAGATGAGTTTACCTCAGAGGAGCACATGATGGGGATGTGGTGGAGACACCTGGTCGCAGGTGGAGGAGCTGGAGCCATTTCCCGAACCTGCACTGCTCCGCTCGACCGACTCAAAGTCCTCATGCAG gtgcaTGGATCTCATGGAAACAAACTGTGCATTGCGAGTGGTCTTGCCCAGATGATCAAGGAAGGAGGGATGCGCGCGTTATGGAGGGGAAACGGCATCAATGTCATTAAAATCGCACCTGAGTCGGCTCTCAAATTCATGGCTTATGAGCAG ATTAAACGGCTGATGGGAAGCAGTCAGGAAACTCTGGGGATCGGTGAGCGCTTTGTAGCAGGTTCCCTTGCAGGAGTCATCGCCCAGAGTGCCATCTACCCCATGGAG GTTCTCAAAACCCGTCTAGCATTGAGAAAAACAGGCCAGTTCAAGGGCATCTCAGACTGTGCCAAACAGATCCTGAAGGGCGAGGGAGTGTGCGCTTTCTACAAAGGCTACGTTCCCAACATGCTGGGCATCATCCCGTACGCTGGCATTGACCTGGCAGTCTATGAG ACGTTAAAGAACACGTGGCTTCAGCGCTACGGGTCGGATAACGCGGATCCCGGTGTGTTTGTGCTGCTAGCCTGCGGTACGGTTTCCAGCACGTGCGGACAACTCGCAAGCTACCCGCTAGCCTTAGTACGAACACGAATGCAGGCACATG CTGCAGTTGAAGGTGCATCCCAAGTTTCAATGACGGGACTCTTCAAGCAAATCATGAAGACCGAGGGCCCCACGGGTCTCTATCGGGGCCTGACCCCAAACTTCCTGAAGGTCATCCCGGCCGTCAGCATCAGCTACGTCGTGTACGAGCACATCAAGTCCACGTTAGGCGTGCAGTCGAGATGA